In Bradyrhizobium guangxiense, the following are encoded in one genomic region:
- the tagF gene encoding type VI secretion system-associated protein TagF has translation MTMRCGLFGKIGAKRDFIAIATPRSFLEAWEPWLQAALSASRHRLGSDWRQAFVTAPVWRFWLGATICGSSVTGAIMPSLDGVGRYYPLTLHAVAREGEMLPPPNIDPQDEWFGQAEAFLLSTLDQAATFEQISDALDRLEAPRLREAAACDPSITSLGTGAVASGAAADAFAGTFAALCTAAPEVYAAASFWWTAGGEGFPSMALSYRGLPDPFHYAMLLTGDLASAGPGTG, from the coding sequence ATGACGATGCGTTGCGGTTTATTCGGCAAGATCGGAGCAAAACGCGACTTTATCGCAATCGCGACCCCGCGCAGCTTCCTTGAAGCATGGGAGCCCTGGCTGCAGGCTGCGCTGTCCGCAAGTCGCCACCGACTGGGCTCGGATTGGCGGCAGGCCTTCGTTACCGCACCGGTTTGGCGGTTTTGGCTCGGCGCAACGATCTGCGGTAGCTCGGTCACAGGGGCGATCATGCCATCGCTCGACGGGGTCGGGCGGTACTATCCATTGACGCTGCATGCAGTCGCGCGCGAAGGAGAGATGTTGCCCCCACCGAACATCGATCCGCAGGATGAATGGTTCGGGCAAGCGGAGGCGTTTCTGCTTTCGACTCTGGATCAGGCCGCAACCTTTGAGCAGATATCCGATGCACTGGATCGTCTTGAGGCGCCGCGATTGCGAGAGGCGGCGGCCTGCGACCCATCGATCACGTCGCTTGGTACCGGCGCAGTGGCAAGTGGTGCGGCGGCCGATGCATTCGCGGGAACGTTTGCTGCACTTTGCACCGCCGCGCCGGAAGTCTACGCCGCGGCCAGCTTCTGGTGGACGGCCGGAGGCGAGGGATTTCCGTCAATGGCGCTGAGCTACCGCGGATTGCCGGATCCATTTCACTACGCGATGCTGTTGACCGGCGATCTTGCCTCGGCTGGCCCGGGGACGGGATGA
- a CDS encoding PP2C family protein-serine/threonine phosphatase gives MTHVPTLFDVGSVTHAGRVRERNEDSFLVRTDVGLWAVADGMGGHEAGDLASRIVVQSLDAIGTLESAADLLAECEVRLFSANQQILALSQERQGATVGTTAAVLLVRDGYYACVWAGDSRVYLISRGIINQVSHDHSELEELIAEGALSREDVKDWPNNAITRAVGVADDPEFEVVTGPAAPEDIFVICSDGLTKHVQDEEILQHAATRRAQAACDDMLALALDRGGLDNVTIVIVRLLAPQSREPTRTPLDWKPQSCPRTIRSDRPTEACRPAPASTASTRSKR, from the coding sequence ATGACACACGTCCCAACCTTATTCGATGTCGGTAGCGTCACTCACGCCGGACGCGTGCGAGAGCGTAACGAAGATTCATTCCTGGTACGTACAGACGTCGGCCTCTGGGCTGTGGCCGACGGGATGGGCGGTCACGAGGCCGGTGATCTCGCCAGCCGCATTGTGGTGCAGTCGCTTGACGCGATCGGAACGCTCGAGTCCGCCGCCGATCTGCTGGCGGAATGCGAGGTGCGGCTGTTCAGCGCAAACCAGCAGATCCTGGCGCTCAGCCAAGAGCGACAGGGGGCCACGGTCGGGACCACGGCGGCGGTTCTGCTCGTTCGCGACGGTTACTATGCCTGTGTATGGGCAGGCGACAGCCGGGTCTATCTGATCAGCCGCGGGATCATCAACCAGGTGTCGCACGATCATAGCGAACTGGAGGAACTCATCGCCGAAGGCGCGCTGTCGCGTGAAGACGTGAAGGATTGGCCGAACAACGCCATTACGCGCGCTGTCGGCGTCGCCGACGATCCGGAGTTTGAGGTGGTGACCGGCCCGGCCGCGCCGGAAGACATCTTCGTGATCTGCAGCGATGGCTTGACGAAGCACGTGCAGGACGAGGAGATCCTGCAGCATGCGGCGACACGGCGCGCACAGGCGGCGTGCGATGACATGCTCGCGCTGGCTCTCGACCGCGGCGGCCTTGACAACGTGACGATCGTAATTGTGCGGCTGCTCGCGCCACAATCACGTGAGCCAACAAGAACGCCGCTCGATTGGAAGCCACAATCATGCCCCCGAACGATCCGTTCCGATCGTCCTACAGAGGCGTGCCGACCGGCACCCGCCTCAACGGCATCTACGAGATCGAAGCGGTGA
- a CDS encoding serine/threonine-protein kinase, whose amino-acid sequence MPPNDPFRSSYRGVPTGTRLNGIYEIEAVIGAGGMGEVYKCREIQTGSPVAVKMLLPDMVENEAALALFRREAAALHNLPHDAIVRYFLFTVEPVLQRPYLAMEFVNGRSLSSMLEDGPLTLEALIKLMQRVASGLHAAHEHGIIHRDVSPDNIIVPLDDVRRAKLIDFGIARSTQMGDKTIIGSGFAGKDNYASPEQVGLYGNEVTAKSDVYSLGLVLFHALTGQKLDMGGSQFQLVEKRRRVPDLGAVDMRIRPLLERMLQPDPALRPSMAEVANWALAGSAEPSPAPLYGFDPLSRPEGRAPARQDGTPPSAWKRGLWRGAGVAAVLLLLWGGGWAFYKLIWSGPGATVLPPPPKLAAGMGPPKAEPAASQAGRQESVTLPVSPTATPSPTPDRAGRTDRIRKYVAQYSGGDCFFILPVAVSQNAAVIEGFGASTAPFDTFDKAFRREQGFEPSVGVRQVTPAQCPAVKFLSEVGSDQARAPRINLSATELKAGETLNGTIENFANRVVELLMVSDRGEVQSLSYLLKPGIDSLSFALPPARGSGPQLLLVVATPQVLDSLRQPKPIAADTFFLQALSESQRNKVAITAAARYVLLTN is encoded by the coding sequence ATGCCCCCGAACGATCCGTTCCGATCGTCCTACAGAGGCGTGCCGACCGGCACCCGCCTCAACGGCATCTACGAGATCGAAGCGGTGATCGGCGCCGGCGGCATGGGTGAAGTCTATAAATGCCGCGAGATCCAGACCGGATCGCCTGTTGCGGTTAAAATGCTGCTGCCCGATATGGTCGAGAATGAAGCCGCTCTCGCGCTGTTCCGTCGGGAGGCTGCCGCGCTCCACAATCTGCCGCACGACGCCATCGTTCGCTATTTCCTGTTCACGGTGGAACCGGTGTTGCAGCGACCGTATCTCGCGATGGAGTTCGTGAACGGCCGCTCCCTCTCGAGCATGCTCGAGGACGGACCGTTGACCCTCGAGGCGCTGATCAAGCTGATGCAGCGCGTCGCATCGGGCCTGCATGCTGCCCATGAGCACGGCATCATCCATCGCGACGTTTCGCCGGACAATATCATTGTGCCGCTCGACGACGTCAGGCGGGCCAAGCTCATCGATTTCGGCATCGCCCGATCGACCCAGATGGGGGACAAGACCATTATCGGCTCCGGCTTTGCCGGAAAGGACAATTACGCATCGCCGGAACAGGTCGGACTCTACGGCAACGAGGTCACTGCCAAATCCGATGTCTACAGCCTCGGGCTCGTCCTGTTCCACGCGCTGACCGGGCAGAAGCTCGACATGGGCGGCAGCCAATTTCAACTGGTGGAGAAGCGCCGGCGCGTACCCGATCTGGGAGCGGTGGACATGCGCATCCGGCCCTTGCTGGAACGAATGCTGCAGCCTGATCCGGCATTGCGTCCGAGCATGGCGGAGGTCGCGAATTGGGCGCTGGCTGGTTCGGCTGAGCCATCACCCGCGCCATTGTACGGATTTGATCCCCTGTCGCGCCCGGAAGGCAGGGCGCCGGCGCGGCAGGACGGGACGCCGCCATCGGCGTGGAAACGAGGTCTCTGGCGCGGGGCTGGCGTGGCGGCGGTCTTGCTCCTGCTTTGGGGAGGAGGATGGGCCTTCTACAAGCTGATCTGGTCGGGGCCGGGCGCAACCGTGTTGCCGCCACCTCCGAAGCTTGCTGCAGGAATGGGGCCGCCGAAGGCCGAGCCGGCTGCCTCGCAGGCGGGACGCCAGGAGTCGGTCACGCTGCCGGTGTCGCCGACGGCAACGCCGTCTCCAACACCCGATAGGGCCGGGCGAACCGATCGCATCCGCAAATATGTGGCGCAATATTCCGGCGGCGACTGCTTCTTCATCCTGCCGGTCGCCGTAAGCCAGAATGCTGCCGTCATCGAAGGCTTCGGGGCCTCCACCGCCCCGTTCGACACTTTCGACAAGGCGTTCCGGCGTGAACAAGGCTTTGAACCTTCGGTCGGCGTCAGGCAGGTGACCCCTGCGCAATGCCCCGCCGTCAAGTTCTTGAGCGAGGTCGGGAGCGATCAGGCGCGAGCGCCGCGGATCAACCTGTCGGCGACAGAGCTGAAGGCCGGGGAAACCCTCAACGGTACCATCGAGAACTTCGCCAACCGCGTCGTGGAACTGCTGATGGTGTCAGATCGCGGCGAGGTCCAGAGCCTGAGCTATCTTTTGAAACCGGGCATCGACTCGCTTTCGTTTGCGCTCCCGCCGGCACGCGGGAGCGGGCCGCAGCTGCTGTTGGTGGTCGCGACCCCGCAGGTCCTGGATTCCCTGCGTCAACCGAAGCCGATCGCTGCCGACACATTCTTCCTACAGGCGCTCAGCGAATCTCAGCGCAACAAGGTAGCCATCACCGCAGCCGCACGTTACGTGCTGCTCACGAACTGA
- a CDS encoding DUF4424 domain-containing protein: MVNASPAQPSSRISALGLALLAATVWPARANDSAAELSIGGLQFVRTSNVTMASEDLRIALDSVNVRYQFTNVPAKPITLTVAFPLPDIDLSESENIALPSNDPVNFVDFTTKIDGNSTPLNIDQRAMVGNKDVSALLRELKLPLLPIGDREIRVAELPEATRTRLVDDGLLLPAGRSDNGRQQYVPGWVVKTSAVRQQVFPAANTVTVEHQYRPSVGSSPDTILRSGLRRSSALSQEVQRYRKEYCIQDAFLAELDKRAGSNQANTSKLQERRISYVLKTGANWAGPIRSFKLTIDPGGSDRLVSFCPGRLKASSTGGTLEYTSTDFKPDADLKILVIGTF, encoded by the coding sequence ATGGTGAACGCCTCCCCTGCCCAACCGTCCTCCCGAATATCGGCTTTGGGGTTGGCGTTGTTGGCTGCGACGGTGTGGCCGGCCCGAGCCAACGATTCAGCCGCGGAATTGTCCATCGGCGGGCTTCAATTCGTGCGCACCAGTAACGTGACCATGGCGAGCGAGGACCTTCGTATCGCACTCGACAGCGTCAACGTTCGCTACCAGTTCACCAATGTCCCCGCCAAGCCGATCACACTGACCGTCGCCTTTCCGCTGCCCGACATCGACCTCTCGGAATCCGAGAACATTGCCCTGCCGTCGAATGATCCCGTCAACTTCGTCGACTTCACGACCAAGATCGACGGCAACTCGACGCCACTGAACATTGATCAGCGGGCCATGGTCGGCAACAAGGATGTCAGCGCCTTGCTGCGTGAACTAAAACTGCCGCTGTTGCCGATCGGCGACCGTGAGATTCGAGTGGCTGAGCTGCCCGAGGCGACCCGAACTCGGCTCGTGGACGACGGACTCCTGCTGCCTGCCGGGAGGAGTGACAACGGTCGCCAGCAATATGTGCCCGGCTGGGTCGTCAAGACCTCGGCGGTCCGTCAGCAGGTGTTTCCGGCCGCCAACACCGTCACCGTTGAGCACCAGTATCGGCCGAGCGTCGGCTCCAGTCCGGACACCATCCTACGCTCTGGCCTGCGTCGCAGCAGCGCTCTCAGTCAGGAGGTTCAGCGCTACCGGAAAGAGTACTGCATTCAGGACGCATTCCTTGCAGAACTCGACAAGCGCGCAGGCAGCAACCAGGCCAACACCAGCAAGCTGCAGGAACGACGCATATCATATGTGCTGAAAACCGGAGCGAATTGGGCGGGCCCGATCCGATCGTTCAAGCTGACGATCGATCCAGGGGGCAGCGACCGTCTGGTGAGCTTCTGTCCTGGGCGGCTGAAGGCTTCCTCCACCGGCGGCACGCTTGAATATACCTCGACCGATTTCAAGCCGGATGCCGATCTGAAGATCCTGGTCATCGGAACGTTTTGA
- a CDS encoding caspase family protein — protein sequence MRMPRRREWKIGRLCAAIGLAGLIGLTAPQARAAGGLAISNPEGAAVRALVIGIDDYQHVRKLKGAVADASDIVVSLKSMGVGDVVELVNAQADRASVLREISALVERTGNNDLIFLSIAGHGTQEPERVKGSEPDGMENVFLLPGFATTPTGSVERILGSEFNHFIRQFELRGAKVIFVADTCHGGGMVRDIDPRAAEMSFRQVPRYTLLVDELKPVSDSNDPKSELDLDRTAFLAAVDRYTKAPEVRIPGIEGLRGALSYAVARAVEGSADINHDGKVTLKELFSNVRQVVYQLSDQRQNIVTISSPPQAPETEVAFGLTRGVVLIQGPAARAASGSAGTGAPAEAQASPPPAVTAKASTAPTLAAAPVKDLPISDTPPLRLASPIRLAALDGKTNYFASVTTKDIPVQAVQPTDNPDLIWDPVSHDVIAWGDVVAYGMDVAGLSTVVDRTAAIRELKRIAVRSPQMMRIWPDDRQQRAGQTVQVDLSDVASRAVLLFNVSGDGTIQMLYPVGSDPAVARSASLRLPLKVGEPFGAEQIVAVTSQQRMVDLETALIQLNRRRASGQMIKSLERYLPADARIASIGFFSAP from the coding sequence ATGCGAATGCCCAGGCGACGTGAGTGGAAGATCGGGCGGCTATGCGCAGCGATCGGTCTGGCCGGGTTGATCGGGTTGACGGCCCCGCAGGCGCGTGCTGCCGGCGGTTTGGCGATCAGCAACCCAGAGGGAGCGGCGGTGCGCGCGCTCGTCATCGGGATCGACGACTATCAGCACGTACGCAAACTGAAGGGCGCGGTTGCCGACGCCAGTGACATTGTCGTCAGCTTGAAGTCGATGGGGGTCGGCGACGTCGTCGAACTCGTGAATGCACAGGCCGACAGGGCGAGCGTTTTGCGCGAAATCAGTGCGCTGGTGGAGCGGACCGGGAACAACGACCTCATCTTTCTGTCGATCGCCGGTCATGGCACTCAGGAGCCGGAGCGCGTCAAGGGCTCGGAGCCGGACGGGATGGAAAACGTGTTCCTGCTGCCGGGCTTCGCAACCACGCCGACCGGCTCCGTCGAACGCATTCTCGGGAGCGAGTTCAACCATTTCATCCGGCAGTTCGAGTTGCGCGGAGCGAAGGTGATCTTCGTGGCTGATACCTGCCATGGTGGCGGCATGGTGCGCGATATCGATCCGCGTGCCGCCGAAATGAGCTTCCGGCAGGTGCCGCGCTATACGCTGCTGGTCGACGAACTGAAGCCGGTCTCTGATAGCAACGATCCGAAGTCCGAACTCGACCTCGATCGCACGGCATTCCTTGCCGCGGTGGACCGTTACACGAAGGCGCCGGAAGTCCGCATTCCCGGCATCGAGGGCCTGCGCGGGGCTCTCAGCTACGCGGTGGCGCGGGCGGTGGAAGGGAGCGCGGACATCAACCACGATGGGAAGGTGACGCTGAAGGAGCTCTTCAGCAATGTTCGGCAGGTGGTCTATCAGCTATCGGACCAGCGCCAGAACATCGTGACGATATCATCGCCGCCACAGGCACCGGAGACCGAGGTTGCCTTCGGCTTGACGCGCGGCGTCGTCTTGATTCAGGGGCCGGCCGCAAGAGCAGCCTCTGGCTCTGCCGGGACCGGCGCGCCGGCCGAGGCCCAGGCATCCCCGCCGCCGGCTGTCACGGCCAAGGCATCCACCGCGCCGACCCTCGCCGCGGCCCCGGTCAAGGACCTTCCGATCAGCGACACGCCACCGCTTCGCCTCGCTTCGCCGATCCGGCTCGCGGCGCTCGACGGCAAGACGAACTACTTCGCGAGCGTGACGACAAAGGACATTCCCGTACAGGCCGTCCAACCCACTGACAACCCGGACCTCATCTGGGATCCTGTGTCGCACGATGTGATCGCATGGGGCGACGTGGTTGCGTATGGAATGGACGTTGCCGGTCTGTCGACCGTTGTTGACCGGACTGCGGCCATTCGTGAACTCAAGCGTATCGCGGTTCGGTCGCCTCAGATGATGCGTATATGGCCAGACGACCGCCAGCAGCGTGCCGGCCAAACCGTCCAGGTCGACCTGTCGGATGTGGCATCGAGGGCCGTGTTGTTGTTCAACGTGTCCGGCGACGGCACCATCCAAATGTTGTATCCGGTGGGCTCCGATCCTGCAGTGGCCCGCTCTGCGAGCCTGCGGCTGCCGCTGAAGGTCGGTGAACCCTTTGGCGCGGAACAGATCGTTGCAGTGACGTCGCAACAGCGCATGGTCGACCTCGAGACTGCGTTGATACAGCTCAACCGGCGCCGTGCCTCGGGGCAGATGATCAAGAGCCTCGAACGCTACTTGCCCGCGGACGCCCGGATCGCCTCGATCGGCTTCTTCAGTGCTCCCTGA
- a CDS encoding DUF4384 domain-containing protein has protein sequence MPSLQLIHRQRSWLAILFLPLLVGGEAARAAPLPSAAPSVRTHEWWLWPVQAVRSPSNAAGVSLQIMPGQSVTLGSKVSFGVTARKPGYLILVDIDAEGRMSQIFPTPELLAQSDGRDINLVKPGVEFVVPSPAARQKGFEYVVAPPAGSAMMIAILSERRVQLLDLPDLPRKLQDQAAALSYLSAWTSELRVPDNASGRLLPNNWSFDVKPYSIK, from the coding sequence GTGCCGTCTTTGCAGCTGATCCACCGGCAGCGCTCCTGGCTCGCAATCCTCTTTCTACCGCTGCTGGTTGGTGGGGAAGCCGCCCGCGCGGCGCCGCTGCCGTCGGCAGCGCCGTCTGTCCGCACGCATGAATGGTGGCTTTGGCCCGTGCAGGCGGTGCGTAGCCCAAGCAATGCTGCAGGTGTGTCGCTCCAGATCATGCCAGGCCAGAGCGTCACGCTCGGCAGCAAGGTCTCGTTTGGCGTCACCGCCAGGAAGCCCGGATATCTCATTCTGGTCGACATCGATGCGGAAGGACGGATGTCCCAGATTTTTCCGACTCCCGAGCTGCTGGCGCAGTCGGACGGCCGCGATATCAATCTCGTCAAGCCTGGCGTCGAATTTGTCGTTCCAAGCCCGGCTGCACGGCAGAAAGGTTTTGAGTACGTCGTCGCACCGCCAGCAGGATCTGCAATGATGATCGCGATCCTGAGCGAGCGACGTGTCCAACTACTCGACTTGCCGGACTTGCCGCGCAAGCTACAAGATCAAGCCGCGGCACTGAGCTATCTATCGGCCTGGACCAGTGAGCTGCGCGTGCCGGACAACGCCAGTGGAAGGCTGTTGCCGAACAATTGGTCGTTCGACGTCAAACCCTATTCCATCAAGTGA